A genomic segment from Tuwongella immobilis encodes:
- a CDS encoding response regulator transcription factor — MRILLIEDDANKAEQIGNFVASILPDREMVVRRAFQSGLREAVLGAYGAILLDMTMPTYEVGPREPGGRERRYAGREILRQLERRSLRTPVIVITQYEQFEENGENVTLSELVSQLRNDYPAIFLGAVFYQASNTSWMDQLKSLLAPLGTKGD, encoded by the coding sequence ATGCGCATCCTGCTGATTGAAGACGATGCGAATAAGGCCGAGCAGATCGGCAATTTCGTGGCCAGTATACTTCCCGACAGGGAGATGGTCGTCCGCCGCGCGTTTCAGAGCGGCCTGCGCGAAGCTGTTCTAGGTGCGTATGGGGCCATCCTACTTGACATGACCATGCCAACCTACGAAGTCGGCCCTCGGGAACCGGGTGGGCGAGAGCGCCGTTATGCCGGGCGGGAAATTCTGCGCCAGTTGGAGCGTAGATCACTCCGCACGCCGGTCATTGTGATAACTCAGTACGAGCAGTTTGAAGAGAACGGCGAAAACGTAACTCTCTCTGAACTGGTTAGCCAACTGCGAAATGACTACCCGGCAATCTTCCTTGGTGCTGTTTTCTACCAGGCGTCGAATACGAGCTGGATGGATCAGCTTAAATCACTACTTGCACCCCTTGGGACCAAAGGTGACTAA